From a single Arachnia propionica genomic region:
- a CDS encoding Ig-like domain-containing protein → MLKRTKARSGWRPGVLLLTFLIGIAGLVAASPVARAAEVNAIDRGSIRLSKLDAGDPAVYLWSGVRIDAQWRIPDQSGKAGDTFRLNLPKEIGGSTGSFELKGAEGDLLTYGTCEVRETDVVCTFNENVEGKNNVGGSLWVSAQVSTLINTDKVTFPLSSGPLDVPLPDGQRNIGYSPKVPTEINKSGWFPTDDLSVIHWRIVVPGSRVADRSRMVITDNYAVTGTTLTVIDGNPSVHWVPNTPKCWNESYTDECHHSVDASTTPSLKVSVDDSKDVVTATIDNKGKKFEADRLYVFDLRLKADGPIPAGAQYSNKATVDAEHRTATAVKSVSGGGTGSGDTVGHLAVKKAVVGGQVPADTAYPVTWSYQYKGQTRSGELAVKADGTLETLNNVPNGTVVTLTEKVPSSGDIDYGDPAFSGQGVKDGVPDANSAQVTIEGLKTVEVSLTNHVNPKLAPVEVTLGVCTPGSSEPSKPTVKVGETDGITYSTPKLTTSGDKVTVEVTATPATGREIDDQHLPEGWKANSDGTYTFTTTITQPTCVKTVTPVTPTVGAQACPVDSTTPSQPTVTVAETPGVTYGQPEIKVADGKVTVTVTATAQEGHEFGGPMPEGWKRIDAKTAVFAGEVELPVCEVPTTPSPTPSPSPLVTPTPARSLPAPVRPGLPKTGA, encoded by the coding sequence GTGTTGAAGAGGACCAAAGCTCGCAGCGGGTGGAGGCCGGGGGTGCTTCTGCTTACTTTCCTGATCGGCATTGCCGGTCTGGTTGCTGCGAGCCCCGTGGCGCGGGCCGCCGAGGTGAACGCCATCGACAGGGGAAGCATCCGGCTGTCGAAACTTGATGCCGGCGATCCCGCGGTCTACCTGTGGAGTGGTGTGCGGATCGATGCACAGTGGAGGATCCCCGATCAGAGCGGCAAAGCGGGGGATACCTTCAGGCTCAACCTGCCCAAAGAAATCGGAGGTTCCACTGGAAGTTTCGAGCTCAAGGGGGCCGAGGGCGATCTGCTGACCTACGGTACCTGCGAGGTGAGGGAAACCGACGTGGTCTGTACCTTCAACGAGAACGTCGAGGGCAAGAACAATGTCGGTGGCTCGCTGTGGGTGAGCGCACAAGTGAGCACCCTGATCAACACCGACAAGGTCACTTTCCCCCTCAGCAGCGGCCCACTCGATGTTCCGCTGCCCGATGGGCAGAGGAACATCGGCTACAGCCCCAAGGTTCCCACCGAGATCAACAAGTCCGGGTGGTTCCCGACCGATGACCTGAGCGTCATCCATTGGCGGATCGTGGTTCCTGGCTCCCGGGTGGCCGATCGTTCCCGCATGGTCATCACGGACAATTACGCGGTGACGGGAACCACCTTGACCGTCATCGACGGTAACCCGTCCGTCCACTGGGTCCCCAACACTCCGAAGTGCTGGAACGAGAGTTACACCGACGAGTGCCATCACTCCGTGGACGCATCCACCACGCCATCGCTCAAGGTTTCCGTTGACGATTCCAAGGACGTCGTTACTGCCACCATCGACAACAAGGGCAAGAAATTCGAGGCCGATCGGCTCTACGTGTTCGATCTGCGGCTGAAAGCCGACGGGCCGATCCCCGCAGGGGCGCAGTACAGCAACAAGGCCACCGTCGATGCCGAACACCGCACTGCGACCGCTGTCAAGAGCGTGTCGGGTGGTGGCACGGGTTCCGGTGACACTGTCGGGCATCTTGCCGTGAAGAAGGCCGTCGTGGGCGGCCAGGTCCCCGCCGACACCGCCTACCCGGTGACCTGGTCCTATCAATACAAGGGGCAGACACGCAGTGGCGAGCTAGCGGTGAAGGCCGATGGCACCCTCGAAACCCTCAACAACGTCCCGAATGGCACCGTTGTCACCCTGACCGAGAAGGTTCCCTCCAGCGGTGACATCGACTATGGCGACCCGGCGTTCTCGGGGCAGGGCGTCAAGGACGGGGTTCCCGACGCCAACAGCGCCCAGGTCACCATCGAGGGCCTCAAGACCGTCGAGGTTTCCCTCACCAACCACGTGAACCCGAAACTGGCCCCGGTCGAAGTCACCCTCGGCGTGTGCACACCGGGCTCCAGCGAGCCCTCCAAACCCACCGTCAAGGTCGGCGAGACCGACGGCATCACCTACTCCACCCCAAAGCTCACCACCTCCGGTGACAAGGTGACCGTCGAGGTCACCGCCACCCCTGCGACGGGCAGGGAGATCGATGACCAGCATTTGCCGGAAGGCTGGAAGGCCAATAGCGACGGCACCTACACCTTCACCACCACCATCACCCAGCCGACCTGCGTGAAGACCGTCACCCCCGTGACCCCGACCGTCGGTGCGCAGGCGTGTCCCGTCGACTCCACCACTCCGTCGCAACCCACCGTCACGGTGGCCGAAACCCCCGGGGTCACGTACGGCCAACCGGAGATCAAGGTCGCTGATGGCAAGGTGACCGTCACCGTCACTGCAACTGCCCAGGAAGGCCATGAGTTCGGTGGCCCGATGCCGGAGGGCTGGAAACGGATTGACGCCAAGACCGCTGTCTTCGCAGGAGAAGTTGAGCTCCCCGTCTGCGAAGTTCCGACCACTCCGAGCCCGACCCCGTCTCCGTCTCCGTTGGTCACGCCGACTCCGGCCAGGTCGCTTCCGGCTCCGGTGAGGCCGGGTCTGCCGAAGACCGGCGCCTGA
- a CDS encoding polyprenyl synthetase family protein, whose amino-acid sequence MTLDIEALSIRFEEQLRQVAVADSPFVTEAASHLIAAGGKRFRPQLVYLASEFGGEVDEERLLKAALVMELTHVASLYHDDVMDEADVRRSAPSANSRWGNSIAILIGDYLFAKASILVADLGTDYVRLQAKTFTRLVQGQIAETRGPETGEVPLEHYLQVIADKTGSLIAASALFGAMIAGAPQRIRDALAAYGEEVGLVFQLSDDIIDITSDVAGKTPGTDLREGVPTLPTLLLEASNDPADQPLKDLLAGDLSDDAVLAEALAALRIHPVIEKARVEVRRHADLARQHLGPLPEGQVKQLLLQVCDDLVERSA is encoded by the coding sequence TTGACCCTCGACATCGAAGCCCTCTCGATCCGCTTCGAGGAGCAGCTGCGGCAGGTTGCCGTGGCCGATTCCCCGTTCGTCACCGAGGCCGCCAGCCACCTGATAGCGGCTGGAGGAAAACGGTTCCGGCCTCAGCTGGTGTATCTCGCGTCGGAGTTCGGTGGTGAGGTGGACGAGGAGCGGCTGCTGAAGGCAGCCCTCGTGATGGAGCTGACCCACGTCGCGAGCCTCTACCATGACGATGTCATGGATGAGGCCGATGTGCGCCGCTCCGCGCCGTCCGCGAACTCCCGGTGGGGCAATTCCATAGCGATCCTGATCGGCGACTATCTGTTCGCGAAGGCGTCGATCCTGGTGGCGGACCTTGGCACCGACTACGTGCGGCTTCAGGCGAAGACCTTCACTCGGCTCGTGCAGGGGCAGATTGCGGAGACCCGTGGCCCGGAGACGGGGGAGGTGCCGCTGGAGCACTACCTGCAGGTGATCGCTGACAAGACAGGCTCGCTGATTGCCGCTTCCGCGCTGTTCGGTGCGATGATTGCGGGGGCTCCTCAGAGAATTCGGGATGCCTTGGCGGCTTACGGCGAGGAAGTCGGGTTGGTCTTCCAGCTGAGCGACGACATCATCGACATCACCAGCGATGTCGCCGGCAAGACCCCGGGCACAGACTTGCGTGAGGGGGTGCCGACGCTGCCGACGCTGCTGCTGGAGGCTTCCAATGACCCCGCTGATCAGCCCCTGAAGGACCTGCTCGCTGGGGACCTGAGCGATGATGCGGTTCTTGCGGAGGCGTTGGCTGCGTTGCGTATCCATCCTGTCATCGAGAAGGCGCGGGTCGAGGTTCGCCGCCACGCAGACCTGGCCAGGCAGCATCTGGGGCCGCTTCCGGAGGGCCAGGTCAAACAGCTGCTGCTCCAGGTCTGTGACGACCTGGTGGAACGCTCCGCCTGA
- the nuoN gene encoding NADH-quinone oxidoreductase subunit NuoN, which yields MSPLEITVPVMEWMLEAPLITLLVGATLGVLLEAVAPREYRYPAQTGLAMLTVLTAMGFTVYNWVRGDFKIVAPGSIAVDGPTYFFWSLLLLVGLGGVALFAERAVAGGVSAFAASAATVPGSPMEREAERQRREHTEIFPLILFALFGMLLFVAANDLLTLFVALEIFSLPLYLLSGMARRRRWLSQEAALKYFLLGAFSSAFFLFGVALLYGYAGTFAYAGVAQAIVTDESPPVLLLAGLVMLAVGLLFKVGAVPFHTWTPDVYTGAPTPVTGFMAIATKTAAVAALLRVFYVALGGARWDWQPIIATVAVATMVVGAVVGLVQQDIKRLLAYSSIAHAGFILAGFVAAVGFTVEDRVSSVGSISFYLLAYGFATLGGFGVITMVRRAGGEANGIAAWQGLGRTSPFVAGVMTLFLLSFAGIPLTAGFVGKLVVFAAAWQGGYGWLVLVAVIASLVAAFFYLKVVVAMWFKEPKRGEQGRVAEASGWTWIVVAVSAVATIVLGLIPGSILDLAAGAAQFIR from the coding sequence ATGAGCCCGCTTGAGATCACCGTTCCGGTCATGGAGTGGATGCTCGAGGCACCCCTGATCACATTGCTGGTCGGCGCCACCCTGGGGGTGCTCCTCGAGGCCGTGGCCCCTCGCGAGTACCGTTACCCCGCGCAGACGGGACTGGCGATGCTGACGGTCCTCACTGCCATGGGGTTCACCGTCTACAACTGGGTGCGCGGGGACTTCAAGATTGTCGCTCCTGGAAGCATCGCCGTGGACGGGCCTACGTATTTCTTCTGGTCGCTGCTGCTGCTGGTTGGTCTGGGAGGGGTGGCGTTGTTTGCCGAACGCGCTGTCGCTGGCGGGGTGTCGGCCTTCGCCGCATCCGCCGCCACCGTTCCGGGGTCGCCGATGGAGCGGGAGGCCGAACGTCAGCGCCGTGAACACACCGAGATCTTCCCGTTGATTCTGTTCGCGTTGTTCGGGATGCTGCTGTTCGTGGCCGCCAACGACCTGCTGACGCTGTTCGTGGCGCTCGAGATCTTCTCCCTGCCGCTGTACCTGCTTTCAGGGATGGCGCGGCGTCGGCGCTGGCTGAGTCAGGAAGCGGCACTGAAATACTTCCTGCTCGGCGCGTTCAGCTCCGCGTTCTTCCTGTTCGGTGTGGCGCTGCTGTACGGCTACGCGGGTACCTTCGCCTACGCCGGTGTGGCGCAGGCCATAGTCACCGACGAGTCGCCGCCAGTGCTGCTGCTGGCCGGCCTGGTGATGCTGGCCGTCGGACTGCTGTTCAAGGTGGGTGCGGTGCCGTTCCACACCTGGACTCCGGACGTCTACACTGGCGCCCCGACCCCTGTGACCGGTTTCATGGCGATCGCCACCAAAACGGCCGCCGTGGCCGCGCTCCTGCGGGTGTTCTACGTCGCTCTCGGTGGGGCGCGCTGGGACTGGCAACCGATCATCGCCACCGTCGCGGTGGCGACCATGGTGGTCGGCGCGGTGGTGGGCCTGGTGCAGCAGGACATCAAACGTCTGCTCGCCTACTCCTCGATCGCCCACGCCGGGTTCATCCTGGCAGGTTTCGTCGCCGCGGTGGGTTTCACGGTCGAGGACCGTGTCTCGTCGGTCGGGTCGATCTCCTTCTACCTGCTGGCCTACGGTTTCGCCACCCTTGGTGGCTTCGGGGTCATCACGATGGTTCGGCGCGCCGGGGGAGAAGCGAACGGGATCGCTGCGTGGCAGGGGCTGGGACGGACCAGCCCGTTCGTCGCCGGGGTCATGACCCTGTTCCTGCTCAGCTTCGCCGGTATCCCGCTAACCGCGGGTTTCGTCGGCAAGCTGGTGGTCTTCGCCGCCGCCTGGCAAGGCGGGTACGGCTGGCTGGTTCTGGTCGCGGTGATCGCGAGCCTCGTGGCCGCCTTCTTCTACCTGAAGGTCGTGGTGGCGATGTGGTTCAAGGAACCCAAGCGCGGTGAACAGGGCAGGGTGGCCGAGGCCTCCGGCTGGACCTGGATCGTTGTTGCGGTGTCCGCTGTGGCGACAATCGTTCTCGGTTTGATTCCGGGTAGCATTCTTGACCTGGCGGCTGGAGCCGCTCAGTTCATCCGCTGA